A single region of the Thermotoga profunda AZM34c06 genome encodes:
- the amrA gene encoding AmmeMemoRadiSam system protein A, whose product MKGEHPYVKWAIRSIEAWIKEHIMIDPLKDEAPQELLKRKSGAFVSLHKLNGELRGCIGTYLPTKANLAEEIRDNAIAAATEDPRFTPLTQRELDEIEVSVDILSEPERISDVDQLDPRKYGVIVVSGFKRGLLLPDLPGVDTVEQQINIAKRKAGIFSGEKITIYRFTVERYH is encoded by the coding sequence ATGAAAGGTGAACATCCATATGTAAAATGGGCTATCAGGAGTATCGAAGCCTGGATAAAAGAACATATAATGATCGATCCGCTTAAGGACGAAGCACCACAAGAACTTTTGAAAAGAAAATCTGGAGCCTTTGTGAGCTTGCACAAGCTGAATGGCGAATTGAGAGGGTGTATAGGTACCTATCTTCCAACCAAGGCAAATTTAGCCGAGGAGATAAGAGATAACGCAATCGCAGCTGCTACAGAGGATCCGAGATTTACACCACTCACACAGAGAGAACTTGACGAAATCGAAGTCAGTGTGGATATTTTGAGTGAACCAGAGAGAATATCAGATGTGGATCAACTCGATCCAAGAAAATATGGGGTAATAGTTGTTAGTGGCTTTAAAAGAGGACTCCTACTACCAGATTTACCGGGTGTTGATACTGTCGAACAGCAGATTAATATTGCAAAGAGAAAGGCTGGTATCTTTTCCGGTGAAAAAATCACCATATACAGATTCACTGTTGAAAGGTATCACTGA